The following coding sequences are from one Caballeronia sp. Lep1P3 window:
- the tnpB gene encoding IS66 family insertion sequence element accessory protein TnpB (TnpB, as the term is used for proteins encoded by IS66 family insertion elements, is considered an accessory protein, since TnpC, encoded by a neighboring gene, is a DDE family transposase.), which yields MFRFDDNLKVYLHRDPVDFRYGMNSLSILVEQSMRLNPMDTSLYIFGNRRRDRIKILGWDGSGFWLFIKRLESSHFIWPDNKAEIVTMTSNVLHALLDGDDITAIRRHPKQEYRRVS from the coding sequence GTGTTCCGGTTCGACGATAATCTGAAGGTCTACCTGCACCGCGATCCTGTCGACTTCCGCTACGGCATGAACAGTCTGTCGATTCTCGTCGAGCAGTCGATGCGCCTAAATCCGATGGACACGTCGCTTTACATCTTCGGAAACCGACGTCGTGACCGGATAAAGATACTTGGCTGGGACGGCAGTGGTTTCTGGCTTTTTATAAAACGATTGGAGAGCAGCCACTTCATCTGGCCAGACAACAAGGCTGAGATCGTGACGATGACGAGCAACGTGTTGCACGCGTTGCTCGATGGCGATGACATCACCGCGATACGACGGCATCCGAAGCAGGAATATCGCCGCGTGAGCTGA
- a CDS encoding transposase, which produces MTEDRDLRSRLVVGAKRDGRREYDPQAREELVQLCMTSGVSIARTAMQYGLNPNLLREWITRYQKTHAARNSADKELRPADRASLDVTPPALRTDATDVPSPFVPVVQGAVTVERAVSARTPSITVALHIRLPNGVEFDIAEATIDELTTVVQMLGRMPCSGSTII; this is translated from the coding sequence ATGACAGAAGATCGAGACTTGCGTAGCCGTCTGGTAGTCGGCGCGAAACGGGATGGTCGCCGGGAATACGATCCGCAAGCCCGCGAGGAACTGGTCCAGTTGTGCATGACGTCCGGCGTTTCGATAGCCCGGACGGCGATGCAATACGGCTTGAACCCGAATCTGTTGCGCGAGTGGATCACGCGCTATCAGAAGACACATGCGGCGCGGAATTCGGCGGATAAGGAACTGAGACCAGCAGACAGGGCATCGCTTGATGTCACGCCGCCTGCCTTGCGGACTGACGCGACCGACGTGCCATCACCATTTGTACCGGTCGTTCAGGGGGCTGTGACGGTTGAACGAGCGGTGTCCGCGCGCACACCATCGATCACGGTTGCCTTGCACATACGTTTGCCTAACGGTGTTGAGTTCGACATCGCAGAGGCGACCATCGACGAGCTGACCACCGTGGTCCAGATGCTCGGGAGGATGCCGTGTTCCGGTTCGACGATAATCTGA